In a single window of the uncultured Pseudodesulfovibrio sp. genome:
- a CDS encoding twin-arginine translocation signal domain-containing protein, translating to MSSEHLNRRDFLRIGALAGAAVAVTALPLRAQAAPTTITLDECMSMTPQAMADASGPVSASWQSILQSAGQIRNPTLRAKVLAVLDNPAPTVTKSIGASEKKAIYKELSSKELIKDVSEADFLPPASGATTAAQPFWSAPGSGYGSHHAYPGGLCTHTGLNTRVSLALYDGYREVYDYMLDRDVVIAAQLLHDLHKPWVFQWAADGESRTERTLAGTGEHHPLGVAESIARKMPAEVIVAQACAHNHPRTDKDEAQVVGWLTAASIIAGVDPVQYGLLAEGGKTLPLPRRQEGFVTHLGDHDWVLTVPANQWVLPVLEKVAVRDYKISQSDLKAKPFKQFRNYVYSQGTIMGLYETYAAKGEDELVRTIHTIITPA from the coding sequence ATGTCTTCCGAACATTTGAATCGTCGTGATTTTTTGAGAATAGGAGCCCTGGCCGGTGCGGCCGTCGCGGTCACCGCCCTGCCTCTTCGCGCTCAGGCCGCGCCGACCACGATCACCCTTGACGAGTGTATGTCCATGACGCCCCAGGCCATGGCCGACGCCTCGGGCCCGGTGTCCGCTTCCTGGCAGTCCATCCTTCAGTCCGCAGGCCAGATCCGCAATCCCACCCTGCGCGCCAAGGTCCTGGCCGTGCTCGACAACCCCGCGCCCACCGTGACCAAATCCATCGGTGCCAGCGAGAAAAAAGCCATCTACAAGGAACTGTCCTCCAAGGAGCTCATCAAGGACGTTTCCGAAGCCGATTTTCTGCCGCCCGCTTCCGGAGCGACCACCGCGGCCCAGCCCTTCTGGTCCGCGCCGGGTTCCGGCTACGGCAGCCACCACGCCTATCCCGGCGGACTGTGCACCCATACCGGCCTGAACACCCGCGTGTCCCTGGCCCTGTACGACGGCTACCGCGAGGTCTACGACTACATGCTCGACCGCGACGTGGTCATCGCCGCCCAGCTGCTGCACGACCTGCACAAGCCGTGGGTCTTCCAGTGGGCCGCCGACGGCGAGTCCCGCACCGAGCGTACCCTGGCCGGAACCGGTGAGCACCACCCCCTGGGCGTGGCCGAATCCATCGCCCGCAAGATGCCCGCCGAGGTCATCGTGGCCCAGGCCTGCGCCCACAACCATCCGCGCACCGACAAGGACGAGGCCCAGGTCGTGGGCTGGCTGACCGCCGCCTCCATCATCGCGGGCGTCGATCCCGTGCAGTACGGTCTGCTCGCCGAGGGCGGCAAGACCCTGCCCCTGCCCCGCCGCCAGGAAGGATTCGTCACCCACCTCGGCGACCACGACTGGGTCCTGACCGTTCCCGCCAACCAGTGGGTGCTGCCGGTCCTGGAGAAGGTTGCCGTGCGCGACTACAAGATCTCCCAGTCCGACCTCAAGGCCAAGCCGTTCAAGCAGTTCCGCAACTACGTCTACTCCCAGGGCACCATCATGGGCCTGTACGAGACCTACGCCGCCAAGGGCGAAGACGAACTCGTCCGCACCATCCACACCATCATCACCCCCGCCTAA
- a CDS encoding YggS family pyridoxal phosphate-dependent enzyme has product MSQRQQELAERVAGVREALAEAAKQAGRAPEDVTLVAVSKLHPASDIRDLAETGQMEFGENYVQEALSKQEELAGLNVNWHFIGGLQSNKAKYVAGKFALVHSVDSSKLAQALHKKAASLDTVQDILIQVNIAGETQKSGITVEKLPELAEAVRGMEGLRLVGLMTLPPFFDDPERARPAFARLRELRDGLETRLGMELPHLSMGMTGDFVPAVQEGATLVRIGTRIFGTRPPRG; this is encoded by the coding sequence ATGAGTCAAAGACAACAGGAATTGGCCGAGCGGGTGGCCGGAGTCAGGGAAGCGCTGGCCGAGGCCGCGAAACAGGCGGGACGTGCGCCCGAAGACGTGACCTTGGTGGCGGTGTCCAAGCTGCACCCCGCCTCGGATATCCGGGACCTGGCCGAGACAGGCCAGATGGAGTTCGGCGAGAACTACGTGCAGGAGGCCCTGTCCAAGCAGGAAGAGCTGGCCGGGCTGAACGTCAACTGGCATTTCATCGGCGGCCTGCAGTCCAACAAGGCCAAATACGTGGCCGGGAAGTTTGCCCTGGTGCACAGCGTGGACTCCTCCAAGCTGGCGCAGGCATTGCATAAAAAGGCGGCAAGCCTGGATACGGTCCAGGACATCCTGATTCAGGTGAACATTGCGGGAGAAACGCAAAAGTCCGGAATCACGGTGGAAAAACTGCCGGAACTGGCCGAGGCGGTCCGGGGTATGGAGGGGCTGCGGCTCGTCGGGTTGATGACGCTGCCGCCGTTTTTCGACGATCCCGAGCGCGCCCGACCGGCATTCGCCCGGTTGCGGGAGTTGCGCGACGGGCTGGAAACGCGCCTGGGCATGGAGCTGCCGCACCTGTCCATGGGCATGACCGGAGACTTTGTCCCGGCCGTGCAGGAAGGCGCGACACTGGTGCGCATCGGCACACGGATTTTCGGGACGCGGCCGCCGCGCGGCTGA
- a CDS encoding MotA/TolQ/ExbB proton channel family protein, which translates to MDLGTIIGIVLSFGLVLSAIMTGSSLIIFVSVPSLLIVVGGTIGAGLVNYPMNYIIGVIGVIKNTFFSSLDSPAEIIDRFKDYANRARREGILSLEPLIKEIDDDYMRKGLQLTVDGLEPQTIQEILETEISYLAERHATGADVVSALGNLAPAMGMIGTVIGLVQMLQTMSDPSSIGPAMAVALLTTLYGAIIANLVLMPMAGKLKARSKEEILLREMIMEGILSISKGENPRIIEEKLNSFLPPKDRIVSE; encoded by the coding sequence ATGGATCTGGGTACCATAATAGGCATCGTCCTCTCGTTCGGACTGGTCCTGTCGGCCATTATGACCGGCTCCAGCCTGATCATCTTCGTTTCCGTGCCCTCCCTGCTCATCGTCGTGGGCGGCACCATCGGAGCCGGGCTGGTCAACTACCCCATGAACTACATCATCGGCGTCATCGGGGTCATCAAGAACACCTTTTTCTCCAGCCTGGATTCCCCGGCCGAGATCATCGACCGGTTCAAGGACTACGCCAACCGCGCCCGCCGCGAGGGCATCCTGTCGCTGGAACCGCTGATCAAGGAAATCGACGACGACTACATGCGCAAGGGCCTGCAGCTGACTGTTGACGGCCTGGAGCCCCAGACAATCCAGGAGATTCTGGAGACGGAAATCTCCTATCTGGCCGAGCGCCACGCCACCGGCGCGGACGTCGTGTCCGCCCTGGGCAACCTGGCACCGGCCATGGGCATGATCGGTACGGTCATCGGCCTGGTGCAGATGCTCCAGACCATGAGCGACCCCTCGTCCATCGGCCCGGCCATGGCCGTGGCCCTGCTGACGACTCTGTACGGGGCGATTATCGCCAACCTGGTGCTCATGCCCATGGCGGGCAAACTCAAGGCGCGCAGCAAGGAGGAAATCCTTTTGCGCGAGATGATCATGGAGGGCATTCTGTCCATCTCCAAGGGCGAAAACCCGCGCATCATCGAGGAGAAGCTGAACAGCTTCCTCCCGCCCAAGGACCGCATCGTCTCCGAATAA
- a CDS encoding flagellar motor protein MotB has protein sequence MAKKKSKQICDELPLWMVTFADCMTLMLTFFILLVSMATIDQRRKLVALGSIIGTFGFNQKGYDVLTQKDTKKTVEPGPIDSGDLEPLQSLKWEDVNKDINFSSSRFVQILSINASLLFGPDGTTLSAEGRATMDSFLPLLMQVKYPLLLAGHTSDMRDERGLNYQPGDNEANPDLSWKLSLNRTLTIYRYLLENGMSPDMIRVEAFGRYRPHYPPDNPENRARNRRVDIVLDKRSSRLGDRIVEALPAQPERKDTMSVDGFEFDVSTPGELQ, from the coding sequence ATGGCCAAGAAGAAGTCGAAACAAATCTGCGATGAACTGCCCCTGTGGATGGTCACGTTCGCGGACTGCATGACGCTGATGCTGACCTTCTTCATCCTGCTCGTGTCCATGGCCACCATCGACCAGCGGCGCAAGCTCGTCGCGCTCGGCTCCATCATCGGCACCTTCGGCTTCAACCAGAAGGGATACGACGTCCTCACCCAGAAGGACACCAAGAAGACCGTAGAACCCGGCCCCATCGACAGCGGCGATCTGGAACCGCTCCAGTCCCTGAAATGGGAAGACGTGAACAAGGACATCAACTTTTCCTCGAGCCGCTTCGTTCAGATTCTGTCCATCAACGCGAGTCTGCTCTTCGGCCCCGACGGCACCACCCTGAGCGCCGAGGGACGGGCCACGATGGACAGTTTTCTGCCGCTGCTCATGCAGGTCAAATACCCGCTGCTCCTGGCCGGGCACACCTCGGACATGCGCGACGAACGCGGGCTCAACTACCAGCCCGGCGACAACGAGGCCAACCCCGACCTGTCCTGGAAACTTTCGCTCAACCGCACCCTGACCATTTACCGTTACCTGCTCGAAAACGGCATGAGCCCGGACATGATCCGGGTGGAGGCGTTCGGCAGGTATCGGCCCCACTACCCTCCGGACAATCCGGAAAACCGTGCCCGCAACCGGCGGGTGGACATCGTCCTGGACAAACGGTCCAGCCGCCTGGGCGACCGTATCGTCGAGGCGCTGCCCGCGCAGCCGGAGCGCAAGGACACCATGAGCGTGGACGGCTTCGAGTTCGACGTCTCCACGCCCGGGGAGCTGCAATAA
- a CDS encoding flagellar motor protein MotB: MGKNKKEPPCPPLALWLVTFSDLMTLLLTFFVLLLTMASMDNSILTKVTLTTADLGLLDKRGSGRVNAKERLIVELMEKPWEVMEKQNRIKDLLYPDDTLPDEISKSDLDDNLDVLAKQDGVALVFTDQILFTPGGSELSVEGKYLIARLVPMMTQSDAPINVAGYTDQSDATQTPLELSGDRALAVLSYLVDKGLPNSRFSLSAYGSAFPVINELGRPVQSPKNRRVEILLKTARPIGGY; this comes from the coding sequence ATGGGCAAGAACAAGAAAGAACCGCCTTGTCCGCCTCTGGCCCTGTGGTTGGTCACGTTCTCGGACCTGATGACCCTGCTGCTGACCTTCTTCGTCCTGCTGCTGACCATGGCCTCCATGGACAACTCCATCCTGACCAAGGTCACGCTGACCACCGCGGACCTCGGCCTGCTCGACAAGCGCGGTTCGGGCCGGGTCAACGCCAAGGAACGGCTCATCGTCGAGCTCATGGAGAAACCGTGGGAGGTCATGGAGAAGCAGAACCGCATCAAGGACCTGCTTTATCCGGACGACACCCTGCCCGACGAGATCAGCAAGTCCGACCTGGACGACAACCTCGACGTCCTGGCCAAGCAGGACGGCGTGGCCCTGGTCTTCACCGACCAGATACTTTTCACTCCGGGTGGCTCCGAGCTGTCCGTCGAGGGCAAATACCTCATCGCCCGCCTGGTGCCGATGATGACCCAGTCCGACGCGCCCATCAACGTGGCCGGGTACACCGACCAATCCGATGCGACGCAGACCCCGCTGGAACTGTCCGGGGACCGCGCGCTGGCAGTGCTCTCCTACCTGGTGGACAAGGGTCTGCCCAATTCACGCTTCTCTCTGTCCGCCTACGGCAGCGCCTTCCCGGTCATCAACGAACTGGGCAGGCCAGTCCAGTCGCCGAAGAACCGGCGGGTGGAGATACTGCTCAAGACCGCCCGGCCCATTGGCGGTTACTGA